Proteins found in one Solitalea lacus genomic segment:
- the istA gene encoding IS21 family transposase, with translation MLIEGSSLRQISTFTGLDRRTIRKYAEMNEQEYEAFLCQKEERRKLLTPYESFVKEKLLQVPSASAAQLHDWLKEHHPDFPQTGSRTVYNFVIWVRQKYHILQEPKLRDYFPVEELPYGAQGQVDFGQYTLRCDQGRKKVYFFSMVLSRSRYKFVYFSDRSFTTKTAVEAHEAAFKFFEGIPLELVYDQDRLFLVDENLGNLLLTREFKTYVTERDYRLYFCRKSDPESKGKIENVIGYIKKNFLYGRVYHDIQTLQLQAISWLARTGNAMVHGATGKVPEKEWQIEKPHLSSWAPVSLLPDWLMSSVLKNNTFNYCGNTYSLPLGTYTGKKANYVKLRLDDDMLQVYSPNEELLCRHKVPFNKGNLIINTDHKRDKSGKISELIIQTAALFPDTDKAERYLLKVKELKPRYVRDQLLSIRDAVRETNPATIESAIEECMGNAFFDAGTFKQVLKKHAKSSADMAAPQAIIKLLDPSHLQKAETRPASSDINLYESLFNNKP, from the coding sequence ATGCTAATCGAGGGATCTTCCCTCAGGCAGATTTCTACCTTCACCGGCCTGGACCGCAGGACGATCAGGAAATATGCAGAAATGAACGAACAGGAGTACGAGGCCTTCCTGTGCCAGAAGGAGGAGCGTCGTAAGCTGCTAACACCCTATGAATCCTTTGTAAAGGAGAAACTGCTGCAGGTTCCCTCTGCCAGTGCCGCTCAACTGCATGACTGGTTAAAAGAACACCACCCTGATTTCCCCCAGACTGGCTCTCGCACCGTATATAACTTCGTGATTTGGGTACGGCAAAAATACCACATTCTACAGGAGCCTAAACTCAGGGATTATTTTCCTGTTGAAGAACTACCTTATGGGGCTCAAGGCCAGGTTGATTTTGGTCAGTATACCCTCAGGTGCGACCAGGGCAGAAAAAAAGTGTATTTCTTCAGTATGGTGCTATCGCGCAGCCGATACAAGTTTGTTTACTTTTCCGACCGTTCCTTTACCACCAAAACAGCAGTAGAGGCCCATGAAGCCGCTTTCAAATTCTTTGAGGGTATTCCCCTGGAACTGGTTTATGATCAGGACCGGTTGTTTCTAGTCGATGAAAACCTGGGGAACCTGCTTTTGACCAGGGAGTTTAAGACCTATGTAACGGAGCGGGATTACCGGTTGTATTTTTGCCGGAAAAGTGATCCTGAAAGCAAGGGGAAGATTGAGAATGTTATCGGCTATATCAAAAAGAACTTTCTGTATGGCAGAGTTTACCATGATATCCAAACCCTGCAGTTACAGGCCATATCCTGGCTGGCGCGGACCGGCAATGCAATGGTTCATGGTGCCACAGGAAAAGTCCCGGAAAAGGAATGGCAGATCGAAAAACCGCATCTTTCCAGCTGGGCACCTGTAAGCCTGCTGCCGGACTGGCTGATGAGCAGTGTACTGAAAAACAACACCTTCAATTATTGTGGGAATACCTATTCACTTCCCTTGGGAACCTATACTGGCAAAAAGGCAAATTATGTGAAGCTTCGTCTGGATGATGATATGCTACAGGTTTACAGTCCGAATGAAGAGCTGCTTTGCAGGCATAAGGTGCCGTTTAACAAAGGCAACCTGATTATAAATACAGATCATAAGCGGGACAAGTCGGGTAAAATTAGTGAGCTAATCATCCAAACTGCGGCACTGTTTCCAGATACAGATAAAGCGGAGCGCTACCTGTTAAAAGTAAAAGAACTCAAGCCGCGGTACGTCCGTGATCAGCTTTTATCGATTCGTGATGCGGTAAGAGAAACCAATCCGGCAACTATAGAATCAGCCATAGAAGAATGCATGGGTAATGCATTTTTTGATGCCGGCACGTTTAAACAGGTACTAAAAAAACATGCTAAGTCTTCTGCGGACATGGCTGCACCACAAGCGATCATCAAGCTGTTGGATCCATCCCATTTGCAAAAAGCAGAAACCAGGCCAGCTTCCAGCGACATCAACCTGTATGAATCCCTTTTTAACAATAAACCCTAA
- a CDS encoding xylulokinase, with product MLLLGIDLGTSSIKVSVVEAATQMCIASAQYPDKESGIISHNLGWAEQKPEMWWEHVQQAILKVHSIGNYNPADIAAIGIAYQMHGMVVVDREKNVLRDAIIWCDSRAVEIGASAFDAIGHQQCLMHLLNSPGNFTASKLAWVKQFEPQVFDRVDKVMLPGDYIAMKLTGEITTSISALSEGIFYDFLRDSLSDDVMNHYGFNTDLIPSINPVFSKHGELTVEIASKLSLKKGIPVTYKAGDQPNNALSLNVLNPGEVAATAGTSGVIYGVTDQLNYDHKSRINPFAHVNYMPHEKRLGWLLCINGTGIMNRWIKDTLSPEITYSQMNLLANEIPVGSDGLSVLPFGNGAERILNNLQLGAHIHNVDLNKHSNAHIFRATQEGVAFAFRYGLDIMRSNGMHPNVIKAGSANLFLSELFIDAFVNTNQVPVELYHNDGSVGAALGAGIGAGIFSTPNEAFANLRPMKIIEPGNDSAYDAAYLLWKELLNNQLIYKEQEVLCQ from the coding sequence ATGTTATTATTAGGAATTGATCTTGGAACCTCCTCTATAAAGGTTTCGGTTGTTGAGGCTGCAACTCAAATGTGCATAGCATCGGCTCAATACCCTGACAAAGAATCAGGGATTATTTCACACAATTTAGGGTGGGCTGAACAAAAGCCAGAAATGTGGTGGGAACATGTTCAACAAGCTATTTTGAAAGTTCATAGTATTGGCAATTATAATCCAGCTGATATTGCTGCTATTGGTATTGCGTACCAGATGCATGGTATGGTAGTGGTTGATCGTGAGAAGAACGTATTACGAGATGCTATTATTTGGTGCGATAGCAGGGCTGTAGAAATTGGCGCTAGTGCCTTTGATGCTATAGGGCATCAACAGTGTTTAATGCACTTATTAAATTCTCCGGGTAATTTCACTGCATCTAAATTAGCCTGGGTAAAGCAATTCGAACCTCAAGTTTTTGATAGAGTTGATAAGGTAATGCTTCCGGGCGACTATATAGCCATGAAACTTACTGGGGAAATCACTACGAGTATATCTGCACTGTCTGAAGGGATATTTTATGATTTCTTAAGAGACTCACTCTCTGACGATGTAATGAATCATTATGGCTTTAATACAGATTTAATTCCTTCTATCAATCCTGTTTTTTCGAAACATGGTGAGTTGACTGTTGAAATTGCCAGTAAACTTTCTTTGAAAAAAGGGATTCCGGTGACGTATAAAGCCGGAGACCAACCCAATAACGCACTTTCATTAAATGTTTTAAACCCAGGTGAAGTTGCGGCTACAGCTGGAACTTCCGGCGTTATTTACGGGGTTACCGATCAATTAAACTACGATCATAAATCTCGTATAAATCCATTTGCTCATGTTAACTATATGCCTCATGAAAAAAGACTCGGTTGGTTGTTGTGCATTAATGGAACTGGAATAATGAATCGCTGGATTAAAGACACACTTTCTCCTGAAATTACCTATTCCCAAATGAATTTGCTGGCAAATGAAATTCCTGTTGGAAGTGATGGACTTAGTGTTTTGCCATTTGGAAATGGAGCAGAACGCATTCTTAACAATCTACAGTTAGGAGCTCACATACACAATGTCGACCTTAATAAGCACTCTAATGCACATATTTTTAGAGCTACACAAGAGGGAGTTGCCTTTGCATTTAGGTATGGTCTGGATATTATGCGCTCCAATGGTATGCATCCAAATGTAATTAAGGCAGGTAGTGCCAATTTGTTTTTAAGCGAGCTTTTTATTGATGCTTTTGTAAATACTAATCAGGTTCCTGTTGAATTATATCATAATGATGGTAGTGTTGGGGCCGCTTTAGGAGCAGGTATTGGAGCTGGTATATTTTCTACTCCAAATGAAGCATTTGCTAACCTTAGGCCCATGAAAATAATTGAACCTGGTAATGATTCTGCTTATGATGCGGCTTATTTACTATGGAAGGAGTTACTAAATAATCAACTTATATATAAAGAACAAGAAGTTTTATGTCAGTAG
- a CDS encoding VOC family protein, producing MAKQFWINLPVKDVSKSKEFFTKIGFALNPQYSNGSDSASFLIGEQKVVMMLFSESTFEGFTRNSVADTKQSTEILLSIDAQSAEEVDEIAKKAEMAGGSVFGKPGLAHGWMYSCGFTDLDGHRWNVLHMDMSKMPRG from the coding sequence ATGGCAAAACAATTTTGGATTAATCTTCCGGTGAAAGATGTTAGTAAATCGAAAGAGTTTTTCACCAAAATCGGGTTTGCACTTAACCCGCAATATAGCAACGGAAGTGATTCAGCATCTTTTTTAATTGGTGAACAAAAGGTGGTGATGATGCTTTTCTCTGAAAGTACATTTGAAGGTTTTACAAGAAACTCTGTTGCAGATACAAAGCAGAGTACTGAAATTTTGTTATCTATTGATGCTCAATCAGCCGAAGAAGTAGACGAAATTGCTAAGAAAGCGGAAATGGCAGGTGGTAGTGTATTTGGTAAACCTGGGTTGGCTCATGGCTGGATGTACAGCTGCGGATTTACTGATTTGGATGGCCACCGCTGGAATGTGTTGCACATGGATATGAGTAAAATGCCTAGGGGATAA
- a CDS encoding mechanosensitive ion channel family protein, producing the protein MHIRKELLICLSIFLLIIQTTVAQTPDKAPIVLNNDTLFYIYNGFEGITIKERAKVINIRLETVTNNPDFNIDSLKLIDTNNISVIYYKERMLMMVSDEDALKANGKRKEIATQCFQTLKAALNETYEDKSIGHLALQFLEVFGVIVVVSLLIWLTNKLSRLFQVQLLKHSEIRLNTIQEKKGLKVSYTKRVLPLIAGIVKILRIAVLILIIYMALPVLFSIFPWTEPIAGKLLAYVLTPLKKILVAVIQYIPNLLTIIVIYLVTRYILRLIHFVAEEIANGTIKITKFYPDWALPTYNIVKFLLYAFMFVVIFPYLPGSESKVFQGVTVFLGVLFSLGSSSAIANMVSGVVLTYMRPYKIGDRVKIGEVVGDVIEKNLLITRIRTIKNEDITVPNSTILSNHSINYSSSAKELGLILNTSITLTYDTPWNQVYELMISAALRTDGIMPDPKPFVLQTALNDFYVSYQINAYTQKPQQMANIYSQLHQNLQDTFNENGVEIMSPHVFAVRDGSAIQIPDQYKPHGYQKPGIKIDGNKP; encoded by the coding sequence ATGCATATAAGAAAAGAACTACTTATTTGTTTATCGATCTTCTTATTAATAATTCAAACAACTGTCGCTCAAACCCCTGATAAGGCGCCTATTGTCTTAAATAATGATACACTGTTTTACATTTATAATGGTTTTGAAGGGATAACTATTAAGGAGCGGGCCAAGGTCATTAACATACGACTGGAAACTGTGACAAACAACCCTGATTTTAACATTGATTCACTAAAACTTATCGACACTAATAATATTTCAGTTATTTATTACAAGGAAAGAATGTTGATGATGGTAAGTGATGAAGATGCTTTGAAAGCTAATGGAAAACGTAAAGAAATAGCCACCCAATGCTTTCAAACTTTAAAAGCGGCGCTAAATGAAACTTATGAAGATAAAAGCATTGGCCATTTAGCCCTTCAATTTTTGGAAGTATTCGGGGTAATTGTTGTTGTAAGTCTCCTGATTTGGTTAACCAATAAACTTTCCCGCTTATTTCAGGTACAATTATTAAAACACAGCGAAATCCGGCTGAATACCATTCAGGAGAAAAAAGGCCTGAAAGTAAGCTATACTAAACGAGTTCTACCACTTATTGCAGGCATAGTAAAGATTCTACGAATCGCCGTACTTATTTTGATTATTTATATGGCATTGCCTGTATTGTTCAGCATCTTTCCCTGGACAGAGCCTATTGCAGGTAAACTTTTGGCATATGTATTAACTCCGCTAAAGAAGATTCTTGTTGCAGTCATTCAATACATCCCTAACCTATTAACAATTATTGTTATCTATTTGGTGACGCGTTATATCTTACGACTCATTCATTTTGTTGCCGAAGAAATTGCCAATGGAACAATAAAAATCACCAAATTTTACCCTGATTGGGCACTACCCACCTATAACATTGTTAAGTTTTTACTGTATGCATTTATGTTTGTGGTGATATTTCCCTACTTGCCAGGCTCAGAGTCCAAGGTATTTCAAGGAGTAACAGTATTTCTGGGAGTACTCTTCTCACTAGGATCATCATCTGCAATTGCCAACATGGTTTCAGGAGTGGTTTTAACATATATGAGACCCTACAAAATTGGTGACCGAGTAAAAATTGGAGAGGTTGTAGGCGATGTTATTGAAAAAAACCTACTGATAACACGTATCAGAACGATAAAAAATGAAGATATAACCGTACCCAATTCTACAATACTTTCGAATCATTCCATCAATTATTCATCATCTGCTAAAGAATTAGGACTGATCTTAAACACTAGCATTACCTTAACTTATGACACCCCTTGGAATCAAGTTTATGAACTGATGATATCCGCAGCTTTAAGAACAGATGGCATAATGCCAGACCCCAAGCCCTTTGTCCTTCAAACAGCCTTGAACGATTTTTATGTAAGTTACCAGATAAATGCTTACACCCAAAAGCCTCAACAAATGGCAAATATATATTCTCAATTACATCAAAACCTGCAAGACACCTTTAACGAGAACGGAGTTGAAATTATGTCACCTCATGTATTTGCTGTGCGCGATGGCAGTGCAATTCAAATCCCTGATCAATATAAACCTCACGGATATCAAAAACCAGGAATAAAAATTGATGGAAATAAACCATAA
- a CDS encoding acyl-ACP desaturase yields MNISLSRLEVMKHLEKDIQEALDEFLTPIDKIWQPADLLPDASSENFFEEVKLLQDSARELSYDLVAVLIGDTITEEALPTYESWLAGVEHVSQDYNGPWSRWVRAWTAEENRHGDVLNRYLYLSGRVDMRKMEISTQYLIADGFDIGTGKDPYRNFIYTSFQETATNISHRRVSQFAKKEGDLLMAKLCGHVAADEARHAKAYKSFVARILEVDPNEMLLAFEDMMRKKIVMPAHFLREMGLKIGQTFGHFTDAAQRLGVYTATDYTDILRDLVTEWKIDQLTGLDDAGERARDYLMALPDRLNRVAERMKTPTLEYKFSWINA; encoded by the coding sequence ATGAATATTTCGTTGTCGAGATTAGAGGTGATGAAACATTTGGAGAAGGACATTCAGGAAGCACTGGATGAATTCTTAACTCCAATTGACAAAATATGGCAACCGGCGGATTTGTTACCGGATGCCAGCTCTGAAAATTTCTTTGAAGAAGTAAAATTACTACAGGATAGCGCAAGAGAGCTTTCATATGATTTAGTAGCGGTGCTAATTGGTGATACAATTACAGAAGAAGCACTTCCAACGTATGAATCATGGCTGGCCGGAGTGGAGCATGTTTCACAAGATTATAACGGGCCTTGGAGTCGTTGGGTGAGAGCCTGGACTGCTGAAGAGAACCGCCATGGCGATGTGCTAAATCGTTACTTATATCTTTCGGGCCGTGTGGATATGCGTAAAATGGAAATTTCTACGCAATACCTTATTGCTGATGGATTTGATATTGGAACCGGAAAGGATCCTTACAGAAACTTTATTTACACCAGTTTTCAGGAAACTGCAACCAATATTTCACACCGTAGAGTATCTCAATTTGCTAAAAAAGAAGGTGATTTGTTAATGGCAAAGCTTTGCGGTCATGTTGCGGCAGATGAAGCTCGTCATGCAAAGGCCTACAAATCATTTGTTGCACGTATTTTAGAAGTTGATCCAAATGAAATGCTGTTGGCATTTGAAGATATGATGCGAAAGAAAATTGTAATGCCTGCGCACTTCTTAAGGGAAATGGGTCTAAAGATTGGTCAGACCTTTGGCCACTTTACTGATGCAGCTCAACGTTTAGGTGTTTATACGGCAACTGATTATACTGATATTTTAAGAGATCTTGTTACTGAGTGGAAGATAGACCAGTTAACTGGCTTGGATGATGCAGGTGAAAGAGCTCGTGATTATCTGATGGCACTGCCGGATAGATTGAATCGTGTTGCTGAACGTATGAAAACGCCAACGCTTGAATATAAATTTTCTTGGATTAATGCTTAA
- a CDS encoding LacI family DNA-binding transcriptional regulator, with amino-acid sequence MKKTTIHDIARELNITFSTVAKALNDHPRIKASTKIAVKEMATKLNYQQNKLASSLKSGKTGIIGVLVPTLDVSFFSSVVHGIENVMNENGYSILLYQSKEQQAHEIKGIETFLQSRVEGIISSVSLETTCYNHFKELKEYGIPLLLFDRTVDEIGVPYVRIDDYQGGFIATEHLINKGCKRIIHISSQHNIKIFQERLRGYMDALSQYNIPIDDQLIITGNPSIELGMNCVKTLFENKIYFDGVFAFEDYTGLGVLKQLNTLGIKVPEEVKVIGFANEAFGAHITPTLSTVDQQTVKMGEESAKLFLKLLKGKNYYQDKAEGIILEPILIARKSTGE; translated from the coding sequence GTGAAAAAAACAACTATTCATGATATTGCCCGTGAACTAAACATTACTTTTTCAACTGTTGCCAAGGCGCTTAATGATCATCCACGCATAAAAGCGTCAACAAAAATTGCCGTAAAAGAAATGGCAACTAAACTTAATTATCAGCAAAACAAACTGGCTTCATCATTAAAATCGGGTAAAACAGGAATTATAGGTGTACTAGTACCCACCTTGGATGTAAGCTTTTTCAGCTCGGTCGTACATGGTATAGAAAACGTGATGAACGAAAATGGATATAGCATATTGCTTTATCAATCAAAAGAACAACAAGCTCACGAAATTAAAGGCATTGAGACTTTCTTACAGTCAAGGGTTGAAGGCATTATTTCTTCAGTTTCACTTGAAACAACTTGTTACAATCATTTCAAGGAATTAAAAGAATATGGGATCCCATTATTGTTATTTGATCGTACAGTCGATGAAATTGGTGTTCCCTATGTAAGAATAGATGATTATCAAGGTGGATTTATAGCCACAGAACATCTGATTAATAAAGGTTGCAAACGTATTATTCACATTTCTAGTCAACATAATATTAAGATCTTCCAGGAACGGTTAAGAGGATACATGGATGCACTAAGTCAATATAATATACCTATTGATGATCAACTAATTATTACGGGTAATCCCTCTATTGAATTAGGCATGAATTGCGTAAAAACTCTTTTTGAGAATAAAATATATTTTGACGGAGTTTTTGCATTTGAAGATTATACGGGATTAGGTGTTTTAAAACAATTAAATACTTTAGGCATAAAAGTACCTGAAGAAGTAAAAGTAATTGGGTTTGCAAATGAAGCCTTTGGCGCACACATCACCCCTACATTAAGCACAGTGGATCAACAAACGGTTAAAATGGGAGAAGAATCAGCCAAACTGTTTCTTAAACTTTTAAAAGGAAAAAATTATTATCAGGATAAGGCTGAGGGGATTATTTTGGAACCAATACTAATAGCGCGAAAATCAACTGGAGAGTAA
- a CDS encoding ammonium transporter: protein MKTFTISRILPFSILTLVAILAIFIPSAPNFSDTSQYNAADIAWVTVAASLVFLMTPGLSFFYGGMVNRKNVISTMIKSFVATGIISLLWVIVGFSLSFGTSNGGFIGDPSSFFFFKNINSSAPWSLAPTIPLLLFALFQMKFAIITPALVVGAVAERIKFTSYLLFIVLFGLLIYAPIAHWTWHPEGLLFKMGVLDFAGGTVVHISAGCAALAGAIVLKKRKSKEVQPANVPYVILGTGLLWFGWFGFNAGSALGANGLAVSAFATTNTASAVAGLAWMLFDYARGKKPSVLGFCIGAVVGLVAITPAAGYVAIPQSVAIGLIAAIISNIAVHWKEKSGIDDTLDVFPCHGLGGIVGMILTGVFATKSVNAAGGIGLWYGDTALFISQLKGLVIVVAYSFTVSLIIFKVIDVLNPIRVSQGDEEIGLDETQHGEKYVQGALLVDHNGVLIEKDSVDNLSV, encoded by the coding sequence ATGAAAACATTTACAATTAGTAGAATACTTCCCTTTTCGATTTTGACCTTGGTGGCCATTCTTGCCATTTTTATACCTTCAGCTCCCAACTTTTCGGATACATCTCAGTATAATGCTGCAGACATTGCCTGGGTTACGGTTGCTGCTTCTTTAGTTTTTTTGATGACTCCCGGGTTGTCTTTTTTTTACGGAGGGATGGTTAACCGCAAAAATGTGATCAGCACAATGATTAAAAGCTTTGTAGCTACAGGCATTATCAGTTTGCTATGGGTAATAGTAGGGTTTAGTCTTTCATTTGGCACATCAAATGGAGGCTTTATTGGAGATCCCTCTTCATTTTTTTTCTTTAAAAATATAAACAGTTCTGCTCCTTGGAGTTTGGCGCCTACCATTCCATTGTTATTGTTTGCCCTCTTTCAAATGAAATTTGCCATTATTACCCCTGCATTAGTAGTGGGAGCTGTGGCTGAGCGTATAAAGTTTACCTCTTATCTGCTGTTTATTGTTTTGTTTGGGTTACTAATTTATGCACCTATTGCACACTGGACTTGGCATCCGGAAGGTTTACTTTTTAAAATGGGAGTTTTAGATTTTGCAGGTGGAACCGTAGTGCATATTTCGGCCGGCTGTGCGGCCTTGGCAGGTGCTATAGTTTTGAAAAAGAGAAAATCGAAGGAAGTACAACCTGCTAATGTTCCTTATGTGATTTTAGGAACCGGTTTACTTTGGTTCGGCTGGTTTGGCTTTAATGCAGGTTCGGCCTTAGGAGCAAATGGTTTAGCAGTTTCAGCTTTTGCAACAACTAACACAGCTTCGGCCGTTGCTGGTTTGGCTTGGATGCTGTTTGACTATGCAAGAGGAAAAAAACCAAGCGTTTTAGGGTTTTGTATCGGTGCTGTGGTTGGTTTGGTGGCAATTACCCCAGCCGCAGGATATGTGGCTATTCCTCAAAGCGTAGCTATTGGATTGATTGCGGCCATTATATCTAACATTGCTGTTCACTGGAAAGAAAAATCAGGTATTGATGATACGCTGGATGTATTTCCTTGTCATGGTTTGGGTGGTATAGTTGGTATGATACTAACAGGTGTATTTGCCACCAAAAGTGTGAATGCTGCAGGTGGCATTGGTTTATGGTACGGAGATACAGCTTTATTTATTTCCCAGCTTAAGGGATTGGTTATTGTAGTGGCTTATAGCTTCACTGTTTCATTAATCATCTTTAAAGTTATTGACGTCTTAAATCCAATTAGAGTTTCACAAGGAGATGAAGAGATAGGATTGGATGAAACCCAGCATGGTGAAAAGTATGTTCAAGGCGCATTACTGGTAGATCATAATGGTGTTTTAATTGAAAAAGACTCAGTTGATAATCTAAGTGTTTAA
- the istB gene encoding IS21-like element helper ATPase IstB codes for MNTIETIKKQCQLLRLGAVTPGVEQLADRAAVEGISYLEFARKLLELELDNRKLRDMERREKAAKLPSRHQLELYDSTSAESLPKVRLEQLKELSWLDQNYNIILMGPSGTGKTFLSAGLCHHALKNGYRAYFRTMEQLMTMLRNKDISTLAKAEYRRLSKAQLIVIDDIMIISETKVEANAFFHFINALHEKTSFVITTNKSPKQWVEVLGDEVITTALLDRLLYRCEIIQLGGQSYRMQNRKSIFETSE; via the coding sequence ATGAATACGATAGAAACCATTAAAAAACAATGTCAGTTACTGCGCCTGGGCGCAGTAACTCCGGGCGTAGAACAGCTGGCAGACCGTGCCGCTGTCGAGGGAATCAGCTACCTGGAATTTGCCAGGAAGCTGCTTGAGTTGGAACTAGATAACAGAAAGCTGCGCGATATGGAACGAAGGGAAAAAGCAGCGAAATTGCCTTCCCGCCATCAACTCGAACTTTATGACAGTACGTCAGCTGAAAGCTTACCTAAAGTGCGCCTGGAGCAGCTCAAAGAACTGAGCTGGCTGGATCAAAACTATAACATCATCCTAATGGGGCCAAGTGGAACCGGGAAAACTTTTCTCTCGGCCGGATTATGTCATCATGCCCTTAAAAATGGGTACCGGGCTTATTTCAGAACGATGGAACAGCTCATGACCATGTTAAGGAATAAAGACATCTCCACCCTGGCTAAAGCAGAGTACAGGCGGTTATCAAAAGCGCAGCTCATTGTGATTGATGACATCATGATCATTTCCGAAACCAAAGTCGAAGCGAACGCTTTCTTCCACTTCATAAATGCTCTGCATGAAAAGACATCTTTTGTGATTACCACCAATAAATCGCCTAAACAATGGGTGGAAGTATTGGGTGATGAAGTGATCACTACAGCACTCTTGGACCGCTTACTTTACCGTTGTGAGATCATCCAGCTCGGAGGCCAGAGCTACCGCATGCAGAACAGAAAATCAATCTTTGAAACTTCAGAATAG
- the xylA gene encoding xylose isomerase — MSVVLGNKEYYKGIGQIKFEGLESDNPLAYRWYDENRIVAGKTMKEHLRFAVAYWHSFCGNGADPFGESTHSFPWNSSQDVLNKAKEKMDAAFELITKLNLPYYCFHDADLIDFGNDVIENEKRLAAITAYAKEKQAASGVKLLWGTANLFSHKRYMNGASTNPDFHVLAHGAAQVKAALDSTIALNGENYVFWGGREGYMSLLNTDMKREKEHLAGFLRAACDYARKQGFKGTFFIEPKPCEPSKHQYDYDSATVIGFLREFDLLNDFKLNIEVNHATLAGHTFEHELQVAADAGLLGSIDANRGDYQNGWDTDQFPNNLNELTEAMMIILQAGGFQGGGINFDAKIRRNSTDPADIFYAHIGGADNFARALITADNILQKSDFLKLKKERYASFDSGTGKEFEQGKLTLQDLRDFAVSNGEPEIRSGKQEFIENLINRYL; from the coding sequence ATGTCAGTAGTTTTAGGAAATAAAGAGTATTATAAAGGTATTGGTCAAATCAAATTTGAAGGTCTTGAATCAGATAACCCGTTAGCTTATCGCTGGTATGATGAAAACAGAATCGTAGCAGGAAAAACCATGAAAGAGCACTTGCGGTTTGCTGTTGCCTACTGGCATTCATTCTGTGGTAATGGAGCTGATCCATTTGGAGAATCAACGCATTCATTTCCGTGGAATTCAAGTCAAGATGTGCTTAATAAGGCAAAGGAGAAGATGGATGCAGCTTTCGAATTAATTACAAAGCTTAATCTGCCTTACTATTGCTTTCATGATGCCGATTTGATTGATTTTGGTAACGATGTGATCGAAAATGAAAAAAGATTAGCCGCTATTACAGCCTATGCCAAGGAAAAACAAGCAGCGAGCGGAGTCAAATTATTGTGGGGAACGGCCAATTTATTTTCACATAAGCGTTATATGAATGGTGCTTCAACCAACCCTGATTTTCATGTTTTGGCTCATGGCGCAGCGCAAGTTAAAGCAGCCTTAGATTCTACAATAGCTTTAAATGGAGAAAATTATGTGTTTTGGGGAGGTAGGGAAGGTTACATGTCGTTGCTAAATACTGATATGAAACGTGAAAAGGAGCATTTGGCAGGATTTCTACGAGCCGCTTGTGACTATGCGCGTAAGCAAGGATTTAAGGGTACTTTCTTTATTGAACCCAAACCATGTGAACCTTCAAAACATCAGTATGACTATGATTCGGCAACTGTTATTGGTTTCCTAAGGGAGTTTGACTTACTTAATGATTTTAAACTCAATATTGAAGTGAATCATGCCACATTAGCAGGGCACACATTTGAACATGAGCTCCAGGTGGCTGCCGATGCCGGTTTACTGGGATCAATTGACGCGAACAGAGGTGACTATCAGAACGGATGGGATACCGACCAATTTCCCAATAATCTCAATGAACTTACCGAAGCAATGATGATTATTCTACAAGCCGGAGGTTTTCAGGGTGGAGGAATAAATTTTGACGCCAAAATACGCCGAAACTCAACTGATCCTGCCGATATTTTTTACGCACATATTGGCGGGGCTGATAATTTCGCTCGCGCCTTAATAACAGCCGATAATATTCTTCAAAAGTCTGACTTTTTAAAGCTTAAGAAAGAACGTTATGCTTCTTTTGATAGTGGTACAGGAAAAGAGTTTGAACAAGGTAAGCTTACTTTACAAGATTTAAGAGACTTTGCTGTCTCAAATGGTGAACCAGAGATTAGAAGCGGAAAGCAAGAATTCATTGAGAATTTAATAAATAGGTATTTGTAG